Proteins from one Hydrogenophaga sp. SL48 genomic window:
- a CDS encoding PAS domain-containing sensor histidine kinase, with protein MKSAPEKPVTPVGNSTPLGWWNRWWRRLPPSRQDRFATLAPLLSVLLFLSAIAVAITYLRYEELEREQEAVTRDVEYAQQRLRLRLLERQEQLMRLAREVDNKEISAEEFEFQAETLISQFPELQAISWVDARRTVAASYTSPSAPVSLMRLKGATMTAAETDGSFELARDLRQPIYSRPLGEDSRQSTLMLQVPLTEQGRFAGTVMGEYSIDGLMRFGMPPEIMARYAVALMDDRGRVLAGSLQSPSAVLRLLPWSAQPLEHEVPVSPVGNGLLLKAQGYRTSQDIVGSGFFWVIGALSALTVWMLLGTWRHTRRRVQAQQALVSETNFRRAMENSMLTGMRALDMQGRITYVNPAFCSMTGWTEAELVGRTAPFPYWPDDDHDQLAARLDDELSGRSTPGGFEVRVQHRNGTIFDARMYVSPLIDPKGHQTGWMTSMTDITEPKRIREELSASYERFTTVLESLDSAVSVAPLGSDEMLFANKMYRLWFGTRGMGHRHLVDLAGNQPTPSPDNGDAVDAFAGMPTETLTDAGAENAEVFVEELDRWLEVRTRYLTWVDGRLAQMVIASDITPRRNAEAQAALQNERAQTASRLITMGEMASSVAHELNQPLTAISNYCNGMISRLNEQRISNEDLLNALDKTARQAQRAGQIIQRIKAFVKRSEPNPMPSDVPTMVSNAIELADIELRRQQVRLSPYVAARLPTLMVDPILIEQVLINLLKNAGEAITQAGRPPGERYVELRVGPRRLENQEVVEFSVRDSGNGVPDEMIERIYEAFYSTKSEGMGIGLKLCRSIVESHHGRMQVQNIYNGEEVVGCCFSFWIPVQSRLTPPPEATEPSKASLPDTERAR; from the coding sequence ATGAAATCTGCCCCCGAAAAACCAGTCACCCCGGTGGGGAACAGCACCCCGCTGGGCTGGTGGAACCGCTGGTGGCGCAGGCTGCCGCCCTCGCGCCAGGACCGCTTTGCGACGCTGGCGCCGTTGCTCTCGGTGCTGCTCTTTCTCTCGGCCATCGCCGTGGCGATCACCTACCTGCGCTATGAAGAGCTGGAGCGCGAACAGGAAGCGGTGACCCGCGACGTCGAGTACGCACAGCAGCGCCTGAGGCTGCGGCTGCTGGAACGCCAGGAGCAGCTGATGCGTCTCGCCCGCGAGGTGGACAACAAGGAAATCAGCGCCGAAGAATTCGAGTTCCAGGCCGAGACCCTGATCAGCCAGTTTCCGGAACTTCAGGCCATCAGCTGGGTGGACGCACGGCGCACCGTGGCCGCCAGCTACACCTCCCCCAGCGCGCCGGTGAGCCTGATGCGCCTGAAGGGCGCCACCATGACCGCTGCCGAAACGGATGGGTCGTTCGAGCTGGCGCGCGATCTGCGCCAGCCCATCTACTCGCGCCCGCTGGGTGAAGACTCGCGCCAGTCCACCCTGATGCTTCAGGTGCCACTGACCGAACAGGGCCGCTTCGCCGGCACGGTGATGGGCGAGTATTCGATCGATGGCCTCATGCGCTTTGGCATGCCGCCGGAAATCATGGCCCGCTACGCCGTGGCCCTGATGGACGACCGCGGGCGGGTGCTGGCCGGCAGCCTGCAGTCGCCAAGCGCCGTGTTGCGCCTGCTGCCCTGGTCAGCGCAGCCGCTGGAACACGAGGTGCCTGTCTCGCCGGTGGGCAACGGTCTGCTGCTGAAAGCGCAGGGCTACCGCACCTCCCAGGACATCGTGGGCAGCGGCTTTTTCTGGGTCATTGGAGCCCTCTCGGCGCTGACGGTGTGGATGCTGTTGGGCACCTGGCGCCACACGCGGCGTCGCGTGCAGGCCCAGCAAGCCCTGGTGTCCGAGACCAACTTCCGCCGCGCCATGGAAAACTCCATGCTCACCGGCATGCGTGCGCTCGACATGCAGGGCCGTATCACCTATGTGAATCCCGCTTTCTGCTCGATGACCGGCTGGACCGAGGCCGAACTGGTGGGCCGCACAGCCCCCTTCCCCTACTGGCCCGATGACGACCACGACCAGCTCGCGGCCCGTCTTGACGACGAACTCAGCGGACGCTCGACGCCGGGCGGTTTTGAAGTGCGCGTGCAGCACCGCAATGGCACCATCTTCGATGCGCGCATGTACGTTTCGCCGCTGATCGACCCCAAGGGCCACCAGACCGGCTGGATGACGTCGATGACCGACATCACCGAGCCCAAGCGCATCCGCGAGGAGCTGTCCGCCTCCTACGAACGTTTCACCACCGTGCTGGAGTCACTGGACTCGGCCGTGTCGGTGGCGCCGCTGGGCAGCGACGAGATGCTGTTCGCCAACAAGATGTACCGCCTCTGGTTCGGCACCCGCGGCATGGGCCATCGCCATCTGGTCGACCTCGCAGGCAACCAGCCCACACCGAGCCCGGACAACGGCGATGCGGTGGACGCCTTCGCCGGCATGCCTACCGAAACACTCACCGATGCGGGTGCGGAAAACGCCGAGGTGTTCGTGGAAGAACTCGACCGCTGGCTGGAGGTGCGCACGCGTTACCTGACCTGGGTGGACGGTCGCCTTGCGCAGATGGTGATCGCCAGCGACATCACGCCGCGCCGCAACGCCGAAGCGCAGGCCGCGCTGCAAAACGAACGGGCCCAGACCGCCAGCCGCCTGATCACCATGGGCGAGATGGCCTCGAGCGTGGCGCATGAGCTGAACCAGCCGCTGACCGCCATCAGCAACTACTGCAACGGCATGATCTCGCGCCTGAACGAACAGCGCATCAGCAATGAAGATCTGCTGAATGCCCTGGACAAGACCGCGCGGCAGGCCCAGCGCGCGGGCCAGATCATCCAGCGCATCAAGGCCTTCGTGAAACGCAGCGAACCCAACCCGATGCCATCGGATGTGCCCACCATGGTGAGCAACGCGATCGAGCTGGCCGACATCGAGCTGCGGCGTCAGCAGGTCAGGTTGTCGCCCTATGTCGCCGCGCGCCTGCCCACGCTGATGGTGGACCCGATCCTGATCGAGCAGGTGCTGATCAACCTGCTCAAGAACGCGGGCGAAGCCATCACCCAGGCAGGCCGTCCACCGGGCGAGCGGTACGTGGAGTTGAGGGTGGGCCCGCGCCGCCTCGAGAACCAGGAAGTGGTCGAGTTCTCCGTGCGCGACTCCGGCAACGGCGTGCCCGACGAAATGATCGAGCGCATCTACGAAGCGTTCTACAGCACCAAGAGCGAAGGCATGGGCATCGGCCTCAAGCTGTGCCGCAGCATCGTGGAGTCTCACCACGGGAGGATGCAAGTGCAGAACATCTACAATGGTGAAGAGGTGGTGGGTTGCTGCTTCAGCTTCTGGATACCGGTGCAGTCCCGATTGACACCGCCTCCGGAAGCCACCGAACCCTCCAAGGCGTCGTTGCCGGACACAGAAAGAGCGAGATGA
- a CDS encoding response regulator transcription factor — MSLIPKKGTVYVVDDDEAVRDSLQWLLEGKDYRVRCFESAEAFLSRYDAREVACLIADIRMGGMTGMELQEKLIERQSPLPIVFITGHGDVPMAVESMKKGALDFIQKPFKEDQLVVLVERMLETAKEAFATHQQAASRDALLSKLTGREAQVLERIVAGRLNKQIADDLGISIKTVEAHRANIMEKLGANTVADLLKIALGQTPAKA; from the coding sequence ATGAGTTTGATCCCCAAAAAAGGCACCGTCTATGTCGTCGATGACGACGAGGCCGTTCGAGACTCCCTGCAGTGGCTGCTGGAAGGCAAGGACTACAGGGTCCGGTGCTTCGAATCCGCAGAAGCCTTTCTCAGCCGATACGACGCCCGCGAGGTGGCCTGCCTGATCGCCGACATCCGAATGGGTGGCATGACCGGCATGGAACTCCAGGAAAAACTGATCGAGCGCCAGTCGCCACTGCCCATCGTCTTCATCACCGGACACGGCGACGTGCCGATGGCGGTGGAGTCCATGAAGAAGGGTGCGCTGGACTTCATCCAGAAGCCGTTCAAGGAAGACCAGCTCGTGGTGCTCGTCGAACGCATGCTGGAAACCGCCAAGGAAGCCTTCGCCACCCACCAGCAGGCCGCCAGCCGCGACGCCCTGCTCTCCAAGCTGACCGGCCGTGAAGCCCAGGTGCTCGAACGCATCGTGGCCGGCCGTCTGAACAAGCAGATCGCCGATGACCTCGGCATCAGCATCAAGACGGTGGAAGCGCACCGCGCCAACATCATGGAAAAGCTGGGTGCCAACACCGTGGCCGACCTGCTCAAGATCGCACTCGGCCAGACGCCCGCCAAAGCCTGA